One Microbacter margulisiae genomic window carries:
- the hemE gene encoding uroporphyrinogen decarboxylase, producing MSNSVFIRTIRGERCERPPVWFMRQAGRVLPSYLSLREKYSFRDLMHNPELTAKVTLLPVQDLGVDAAILFSDILVIPEALGMELNFTDKGPVFDAPIKNQSAYISRLQGDTSKLSHIYKAIDLIKVQKPEDCALIGFCGSPFTTLCYMVQGSSANHFFPDAIKLIYSHRQQTSHLLELITELSIEYAVNQVKHGIDAFQLFETHAGLLPYELYVELVLPYVKRITSAVRDAGCPVIFFPKGLGAGLKQIHYDVADYISVDWQDSMEEARRTVDPRIGLQGNFDPRIFSIDNPNILISELEKYKAFGRNNFNWIFNTGHGLSPDNLFHNVRRTVDWIKTTDWQR from the coding sequence ATGAGCAATTCTGTTTTCATAAGAACCATCCGGGGAGAACGCTGCGAGCGTCCTCCCGTTTGGTTTATGCGCCAGGCCGGAAGGGTATTGCCCTCCTACCTCTCGTTGCGGGAGAAATATTCGTTTCGCGATTTGATGCATAATCCCGAACTTACGGCTAAGGTTACCTTGCTTCCGGTGCAGGATCTGGGCGTTGATGCCGCTATCCTGTTTTCCGATATTCTGGTGATTCCCGAAGCGCTTGGGATGGAACTGAACTTTACCGATAAAGGGCCTGTCTTTGATGCTCCGATTAAGAATCAGAGCGCTTATATCAGTAGGTTGCAAGGAGATACTTCAAAATTGTCCCATATCTATAAGGCCATCGACCTCATTAAGGTGCAGAAGCCAGAAGATTGTGCCTTGATCGGTTTTTGCGGTTCTCCTTTTACCACACTCTGTTATATGGTGCAGGGAAGCAGCGCCAACCATTTCTTCCCGGATGCCATCAAATTGATTTATAGCCACAGGCAACAAACGAGCCATTTGCTGGAACTGATCACCGAGCTTTCCATCGAATATGCCGTGAATCAGGTTAAACATGGTATTGATGCATTCCAGCTTTTTGAAACGCATGCCGGATTGCTTCCCTATGAGTTGTATGTCGAATTGGTTTTGCCCTATGTAAAACGTATCACGTCGGCAGTGCGGGATGCCGGTTGCCCTGTCATCTTTTTCCCAAAGGGACTTGGAGCAGGCTTGAAACAGATCCATTACGATGTTGCCGACTACATCAGCGTCGATTGGCAGGACTCTATGGAGGAAGCCCGCAGAACGGTTGACCCCAGGATTGGACTACAGGGAAACTTCGATCCCCGAATCTTTTCCATCGACAATCCGAATATCTTAATCTCCGAACTGGAAAAATACAAGGCATTCGGACGGAACAACTTCAACTGGATTTTCAATACCGGGCATGGCCTTTCTCCGGATAATCTTTTCCATAATGTCCGTAGGACGGTTGACTGGATTAAAACCACCGACTGGCAACGATAG
- the hemC gene encoding hydroxymethylbilane synthase, with amino-acid sequence MKKYRVASRPSLLAFSQTEQTVRLLQERFPQYAFEIIKFTTHGDRQTDTPLTSFGGTGVFVKELETALLEGKADFAIHSLKDVPSIQPEGLTLASFPKREDPRDVILMRDDSISDFRQLDEHCIIGTGSPRRILQLKQQKKEALYADLRGNIDTRLRKLNEGQYDAIVVAAAGLKRIGKVIPENGYLPVEVCIPAIGQGALAIECRKDDRETYDILRAINDAETETSVIAERSFMLTVGGGCKFPLAAYATIEGSNIRLRTMTGDHITGKIVYYTGLAPVTEAEHLGIASAHAVMKLAKEQGIILQN; translated from the coding sequence ATGAAGAAATACAGGGTTGCCTCCCGTCCGAGTTTACTGGCATTTTCCCAAACGGAGCAAACAGTCCGTTTACTTCAGGAGCGGTTTCCCCAGTATGCTTTTGAAATTATCAAATTCACAACGCATGGCGATCGTCAAACGGATACTCCACTTACATCTTTCGGGGGCACCGGTGTATTTGTAAAAGAACTTGAGACGGCGCTGCTGGAAGGAAAAGCCGATTTTGCCATTCACAGCCTGAAAGATGTCCCGAGTATTCAACCGGAGGGATTGACGCTGGCCTCTTTCCCGAAACGGGAGGATCCGAGGGATGTAATCCTGATGAGGGACGACTCTATCAGCGATTTCAGGCAACTCGACGAACATTGCATCATTGGTACGGGAAGCCCCCGGCGGATATTGCAACTGAAACAACAGAAAAAAGAGGCGCTCTATGCCGACTTGCGCGGAAATATTGATACGCGGCTCAGGAAACTGAACGAAGGACAATATGATGCTATCGTGGTAGCTGCTGCCGGTTTGAAACGCATTGGAAAAGTGATTCCCGAGAATGGCTATCTGCCGGTAGAGGTTTGCATTCCGGCTATAGGACAGGGAGCACTAGCCATCGAATGCCGGAAAGACGATCGGGAGACATATGACATATTGCGTGCCATCAATGATGCGGAAACGGAGACAAGCGTCATTGCCGAAAGGAGTTTCATGCTGACCGTCGGCGGAGGATGCAAGTTCCCACTGGCGGCTTATGCCACGATTGAGGGAAGCAACATCCGCCTGCGAACCATGACGGGAGATCATATTACCGGGAAAATTGTTTATTATACCGGCCTGGCGCCGGTGACAGAAGCAGAACATTTAGGCATTGCATCCGCACATGCCGTTATGAAGCTTGCAAAAGAGCAGGGAATTATATTGCAGAATTGA
- a CDS encoding META domain-containing protein, translating into MKTKFLISCFTLLTLVCCTSPKQNLTASEWSLVSVRANNGDKMLTPNSYNVPMLRVFANGTISGTTGCNKFIGDVAVTGTALKFGDIVVTRMSCPDTTGLENALLNMLNVVDSYTIEKGLLILKKNNEAYATYRSSWGK; encoded by the coding sequence ATGAAGACGAAATTTTTAATTAGCTGTTTCACGTTACTGACGCTTGTCTGTTGTACCTCGCCCAAGCAAAATCTTACCGCTTCGGAATGGAGCCTTGTGTCGGTAAGAGCAAACAACGGAGACAAGATGTTAACTCCGAATTCATACAATGTTCCTATGCTTAGAGTTTTTGCTAACGGGACAATCAGTGGAACGACAGGCTGCAATAAATTCATTGGTGATGTAGCAGTGACGGGGACTGCTTTAAAGTTTGGCGATATTGTTGTAACCAGAATGTCTTGTCCCGATACAACAGGTTTGGAAAATGCATTACTCAACATGCTGAATGTAGTTGACAGTTACACAATCGAGAAAGGACTTCTTATCCTCAAAAAGAATAATGAAGCATATGCCACTTACAGATCGTCGTGGGGAAAATAA
- the hemA gene encoding glutamyl-tRNA reductase, producing MHLIVVGLNHKTADVEIRERCYFPNETLPKSFDLLKAYPSLSGAVILSTCNRVEIYASVVNVKAGFDDITDFISCYHSIPRETLTPFLYKKNCQNAVNHLFKVISGIDSMVIGEYQIQGQVRDSYYAAQSNNATDSYLNKVFQSAINTGKRIRSETAIGQGTVSVATLATELIKKVFSERKRFHVLLIGAGKMAGLTAANLQEFNGCSIIIANRSLTKAEELAVRFNGKVTAYDKRYEAIQEADVIIVSTASENYTVQFEEVAKLMQLHPTRTKMFIDLSLPRNIDPAINRIENCMVYSIDDINQMIDLNVSKRQMEIEQAEKIISEVSEDYYNWYYAQIIMPTMHEIKSKLDILKTSTIANYKSTFGAMTDTQQGLIQEMMDAYSEKLIRVIMKNIKTVTSKDDMVTIVEALKNTLSVDTAINEEIQSFKKREQ from the coding sequence ATGCACTTGATTGTAGTTGGGTTAAACCATAAGACAGCAGATGTTGAGATTCGTGAGAGATGTTATTTCCCTAATGAAACGTTACCAAAATCCTTTGACTTACTGAAAGCTTATCCATCTCTTAGCGGGGCGGTGATCCTCTCCACCTGCAACCGTGTGGAGATTTATGCATCGGTGGTAAATGTAAAAGCCGGCTTTGACGATATCACCGACTTTATATCCTGCTACCATTCCATTCCCCGGGAAACGCTTACGCCTTTCCTTTACAAAAAGAACTGTCAAAATGCTGTCAACCACCTGTTCAAGGTGATATCCGGGATTGATTCGATGGTGATTGGCGAATACCAGATTCAGGGACAGGTGAGAGATTCCTATTATGCTGCACAAAGTAATAACGCGACAGACAGCTACCTGAACAAGGTTTTTCAAAGTGCCATAAACACCGGGAAACGCATCCGTAGCGAAACGGCTATTGGACAAGGAACAGTTTCTGTTGCCACGCTCGCCACGGAACTGATCAAAAAGGTTTTCAGCGAAAGAAAGCGTTTTCATGTGTTGCTGATCGGGGCGGGCAAGATGGCCGGACTCACTGCAGCTAACCTGCAGGAATTCAACGGATGCTCCATCATCATTGCTAACCGGTCGTTAACGAAAGCGGAGGAGTTGGCTGTCCGGTTCAATGGGAAGGTAACGGCATACGACAAGCGCTACGAGGCTATTCAGGAGGCCGATGTCATTATTGTCTCGACCGCTTCCGAAAATTACACCGTACAGTTTGAAGAGGTGGCAAAGCTGATGCAGCTCCATCCGACCCGCACCAAGATGTTTATCGACCTTTCGTTGCCGCGTAACATCGATCCGGCTATTAACCGGATTGAAAATTGCATGGTGTATTCCATCGACGATATCAATCAGATGATTGACCTCAACGTTTCGAAGCGGCAGATGGAAATTGAACAGGCCGAGAAGATTATTTCCGAAGTATCCGAAGATTATTACAACTGGTATTATGCCCAGATCATCATGCCGACGATGCATGAGATAAAAAGTAAACTGGATATATTGAAAACAAGTACTATTGCGAATTATAAAAGTACTTTCGGGGCAATGACCGACACTCAGCAGGGACTGATACAGGAGATGATGGATGCCTATTCGGAGAAGCTCATCCGGGTAATCATGAAAAATATCAAGACGGTTACTTCAAAGGACGATATGGTTACCATCGTGGAAGCGCTGAAAAACACGTTGAGCGTAGATACGGCCATCAATGAAGAGATTCAAAGTTTCAAAAAGAGAGAACAATGA
- the kdpB gene encoding potassium-transporting ATPase subunit KdpB, producing MSVRDKKQQQLFTLKLMAPALKGAILKLNPVQLIKNPIIFIVALGAVLTSGIVIKELFAGQFSSFDFQITLWLWFTVLFANFSEAIAEGRGKAQAETLKKSRTQTKARRLVNGSEQMVWATELTRGDLVVCETGDVIPADGDVIEGISSVDESAITGESAPVIRESGGDRCAVTGGTKVLSDRIVIKVTSEPGDTFLDRMIALVEGAKRKKTPNEIALNNLLLGLTVIFLVAVVTLPPLFHYYALTAGIQSSLSLTVLIALLVCLIPTTIGGLLSAIGISGMDRLLQKNVIAMSGKAIEAAGDVDVLMLDKTGTITLGNRMATDFIPADSVSKEELANAAQLSSLSDETPEGRSIVILAKERFQLRERKIHENDITFIPFTAQSRMSGVDIKMPDGKIHSIRKGASEAIRKFVQTNNGFFPHNVNEKVHELASQGATPLVVAENDRVLGIIHLKDIVKGGIQQRFAQLRTMGIKTVMITGDNPLTAAAIAAEAGVDDFMAEAKPEDKLARIRSEQAQGHLVGMIGDGTNDAPALAQADIGIAMNSGTQAAREAGNMVDLDSNPTKLIEVVETGKQLLMTRGALTTFSIANDVSKYFAIIPAIATGLYAGSNGRGVLSVLNIMHLATPQSAILSAVIFNAIIIILLIPLALKGVKYRPLSSNKILTKNLLVYGLGGLIVPFIGIKLIDILLQALHLA from the coding sequence ATGAGTGTTCGAGATAAAAAGCAACAACAACTGTTTACGTTGAAACTGATGGCGCCGGCCTTGAAAGGAGCAATCCTCAAGTTGAATCCGGTTCAGTTGATTAAAAATCCGATCATTTTTATTGTGGCCCTCGGAGCTGTTTTGACTTCAGGGATTGTGATCAAAGAGTTGTTTGCGGGTCAGTTTTCTTCTTTCGATTTTCAAATTACCTTGTGGCTGTGGTTTACAGTATTGTTTGCCAACTTTTCGGAAGCTATAGCCGAAGGGCGTGGCAAAGCGCAGGCCGAAACGCTGAAAAAAAGCCGTACACAGACCAAAGCGCGCCGTCTGGTTAACGGAAGCGAGCAAATGGTCTGGGCTACCGAGTTGACGCGTGGCGATCTGGTGGTGTGCGAAACAGGGGATGTCATTCCTGCTGATGGCGATGTCATCGAAGGAATTTCGAGTGTTGACGAATCAGCTATCACTGGAGAGTCTGCCCCGGTAATCCGCGAAAGCGGCGGCGACCGTTGCGCTGTTACCGGTGGTACAAAAGTGTTGAGTGACCGCATTGTGATTAAAGTGACTTCCGAACCTGGTGACACTTTTTTAGACCGAATGATTGCCTTGGTGGAAGGCGCCAAACGGAAAAAGACTCCTAATGAGATTGCACTAAATAATTTATTGTTGGGATTGACGGTTATTTTCCTGGTTGCCGTTGTGACTTTACCTCCTTTATTTCATTATTACGCGCTGACTGCAGGAATTCAGTCATCATTGAGTCTGACGGTGCTTATAGCCCTTTTGGTCTGTTTGATTCCAACCACCATCGGTGGCCTGTTAAGTGCGATCGGCATAAGCGGGATGGACAGGTTGTTGCAGAAAAATGTTATTGCCATGAGCGGTAAAGCCATTGAAGCAGCCGGTGATGTCGATGTATTAATGCTTGACAAAACGGGTACCATCACGCTGGGAAATCGTATGGCTACCGATTTTATTCCTGCCGACTCTGTTTCCAAGGAAGAACTGGCTAATGCCGCCCAACTCTCTTCTCTATCGGATGAGACGCCTGAAGGACGCTCTATTGTGATTCTGGCCAAGGAACGTTTTCAATTGAGGGAGCGCAAGATACATGAAAACGATATAACGTTTATCCCTTTTACCGCCCAGTCGAGAATGAGCGGCGTCGATATTAAAATGCCGGACGGGAAAATCCATTCTATCCGTAAAGGCGCATCGGAAGCAATACGGAAGTTTGTTCAAACCAACAACGGATTTTTCCCGCACAATGTCAATGAAAAAGTTCATGAACTGGCCAGCCAGGGAGCTACACCCCTGGTGGTGGCTGAAAACGACCGTGTTTTGGGAATCATTCATCTCAAAGATATTGTCAAAGGAGGCATTCAGCAACGCTTTGCCCAATTGCGCACAATGGGGATAAAAACGGTGATGATCACAGGCGATAACCCGTTGACGGCTGCCGCAATTGCTGCTGAAGCAGGGGTTGATGATTTTATGGCAGAAGCAAAGCCGGAAGACAAACTAGCCCGCATTCGTTCCGAGCAAGCGCAGGGACATCTGGTCGGCATGATTGGCGACGGCACAAACGATGCTCCCGCTTTGGCTCAGGCAGATATAGGCATAGCAATGAACAGCGGGACGCAAGCTGCACGTGAAGCTGGCAACATGGTTGATCTGGATAGCAACCCGACCAAACTGATTGAAGTGGTGGAAACAGGTAAACAGCTCCTGATGACTCGCGGGGCGCTTACTACATTCAGCATAGCCAACGACGTGTCAAAATATTTTGCCATTATTCCGGCTATTGCAACCGGTCTCTATGCCGGCTCGAACGGGCGCGGGGTGTTATCGGTACTCAATATCATGCATCTTGCCACGCCTCAAAGCGCAATCCTGAGCGCGGTTATCTTCAACGCTATCATCATTATCCTGTTGATTCCATTAGCCTTAAAAGGAGTAAAATACCGTCCTTTGTCATCTAATAAAATATTGACCAAAAACTTATTGGTCTATGGATTAGGAGGCCTTATTGTTCCTTTTATAGGTATTAAATTGATTGATATATTATTGCAGGCATTGCATCTGGCATAG
- the kdpA gene encoding potassium-transporting ATPase subunit KdpA — protein sequence MSAFIQLILFFGFIVVFTPILGKYMKKVFSGERHFLTPVFGWLEKAVYRVCGLDPEEEMNWKQYLISLLWFNLFGFLVVFALQMTQKWLPFNPAKVGNTSWHLALNTAMSFTTNTNWQSYSGESTMSYLTQMAGLGVQNFLSAATGFAVLIALMKGLTRGVTKYIGNFWVDLTRAVVYILLPLSIVFAVVLVSQGVVQTFSRYVDVTTLEGAKQVIPLGPAASQIAIKQLGTNGGGFFGANSAHPFENPTPLSNFLEMVALLLLPAALTYTYGLYIGSRRQGWIIFGVMLILLCVGLGFSLYAEYANNPALHVAGSMEGKEVRFGVVNSVIWSTTTSATSNGSVNAMMDSLSPVAGMVAMFNIMLGEVVFGGVGSGMYGMIAFIILTVFIAGLMVGRTPEYLGKKIESFEVRMSLIAVLAPAVCILIFTALSVSTQSGLAALNNKGPHGLSEIMYAFSSASGNNGSAFAGLNTNTPYYNVLMALCMFIGRFSVIIPMLTIAGSMAGKKITPVSSGTFHTDNWMFLVLLLAVILIVGGLTFFPALSLGPILEQLLMHGGVTF from the coding sequence ATGAGTGCATTTATTCAATTGATCCTGTTTTTTGGATTCATTGTTGTTTTCACTCCCATTCTGGGAAAATACATGAAAAAGGTGTTTAGTGGCGAACGCCACTTTCTAACGCCTGTTTTTGGTTGGCTTGAGAAAGCGGTTTATCGTGTTTGCGGCCTTGACCCGGAAGAGGAGATGAACTGGAAGCAATACCTTATCAGTTTGTTATGGTTTAATCTTTTTGGGTTTCTTGTAGTGTTTGCACTGCAAATGACCCAAAAATGGTTACCGTTTAATCCTGCTAAAGTTGGGAACACTTCATGGCATTTGGCATTGAATACCGCCATGAGTTTCACAACCAATACCAACTGGCAGTCATACAGCGGTGAATCGACCATGAGTTATCTTACCCAGATGGCGGGGTTGGGCGTGCAAAACTTTCTCAGCGCTGCCACCGGATTTGCCGTGCTGATTGCTTTGATGAAAGGATTGACCCGTGGCGTAACGAAATATATCGGTAACTTTTGGGTCGACCTGACACGGGCTGTTGTTTACATCTTACTGCCGTTATCCATTGTTTTTGCTGTTGTGCTTGTCAGCCAGGGAGTGGTGCAAACTTTCTCGCGATATGTTGACGTAACCACGCTGGAAGGCGCCAAACAGGTGATTCCGCTTGGTCCTGCAGCATCACAAATTGCCATCAAACAACTGGGTACCAATGGAGGTGGCTTCTTTGGAGCCAATAGTGCGCATCCGTTTGAAAACCCCACGCCATTGAGTAATTTTCTCGAAATGGTAGCGCTCTTGTTACTTCCTGCGGCTTTGACTTATACCTACGGACTATACATTGGTTCGAGAAGGCAGGGTTGGATCATTTTCGGGGTCATGCTTATCCTGTTGTGTGTCGGGCTGGGTTTTTCCCTCTATGCCGAGTATGCGAATAATCCGGCATTGCATGTGGCCGGCTCGATGGAAGGGAAGGAGGTGAGGTTTGGTGTTGTGAACAGTGTTATCTGGTCGACAACAACCTCGGCTACTTCCAATGGCTCGGTGAATGCCATGATGGACAGTCTTTCTCCTGTTGCCGGAATGGTTGCCATGTTCAACATCATGCTGGGGGAGGTCGTTTTCGGAGGCGTCGGATCAGGTATGTATGGCATGATTGCTTTTATCATCCTCACCGTTTTTATTGCCGGATTGATGGTTGGTCGTACACCTGAATACCTGGGGAAGAAAATAGAATCCTTCGAAGTGCGGATGTCACTCATCGCGGTGCTGGCGCCGGCAGTGTGCATCTTGATTTTTACCGCATTATCCGTTAGTACTCAAAGCGGGCTTGCTGCCCTGAATAATAAAGGCCCGCACGGCTTGTCCGAAATCATGTATGCATTTTCTTCCGCTTCGGGCAATAACGGCAGCGCCTTTGCGGGGCTAAATACCAATACTCCTTATTATAATGTGTTGATGGCGCTCTGCATGTTCATCGGACGGTTTAGCGTCATTATCCCCATGCTGACTATCGCAGGGAGTATGGCCGGGAAAAAAATAACACCCGTCTCATCCGGTACGTTCCATACGGATAACTGGATGTTCCTGGTATTGTTGTTGGCTGTTATCCTGATTGTAGGCGGCCTGACCTTTTTCCCTGCGCTTTCGCTGGGGCCGATACTGGAACAATTACTAATGCATGGAGGAGTTACGTTTTAG
- the hemB gene encoding porphobilinogen synthase has protein sequence MSFPQTRLRRLRMNPIIRNMVTETTLNVSDLIMPLFVCPGENVKNPINSMPGNYQMSVDLLVEECKDLLENGVKAVLLFGIPDHKDETGLVACEHNGIVQQAIRALRARFGKDILIIVDVCNCEYTTHGHCGTVVNGEVDNDLTLETLAMQSLSLAKAGADVIAPSDMMDGRIQRIRKELDDNGFFNTPIISYAAKFASAFYGPFREAAESAPKFGDRKSYQMNPANSNEAMREIALDIEEGADMIMVKPAMSYMDIIYRAKTTFNIPVVAYNVSGEFSMVKAAGANGWIDEERIMLEVVTSIKRAGADLVITYFAKDIAKILNRK, from the coding sequence ATGTCATTTCCACAAACTCGTCTGAGAAGACTTCGTATGAATCCAATCATTCGTAACATGGTAACAGAAACCACTCTGAATGTTTCGGATCTGATTATGCCGTTATTCGTGTGTCCGGGAGAAAACGTAAAAAATCCGATTAATTCCATGCCCGGAAACTATCAAATGTCGGTCGATCTGTTGGTGGAAGAATGCAAGGATCTCCTGGAAAATGGGGTCAAAGCAGTTCTTTTGTTTGGAATCCCCGATCATAAAGATGAAACAGGTTTGGTTGCCTGCGAACATAATGGTATCGTGCAGCAGGCCATCAGGGCGCTGAGAGCGCGTTTCGGCAAGGATATCCTGATTATTGTTGATGTTTGCAATTGCGAATATACCACGCACGGCCATTGCGGAACCGTTGTGAATGGAGAGGTCGATAACGATCTGACGCTGGAAACGCTTGCCATGCAGTCCCTGTCGCTTGCCAAAGCCGGAGCGGATGTCATTGCTCCGAGTGATATGATGGACGGCAGGATACAACGTATCCGCAAAGAACTGGATGATAACGGATTTTTCAATACTCCGATCATCTCTTATGCCGCTAAATTTGCTTCCGCGTTTTATGGCCCGTTCCGCGAAGCTGCTGAATCAGCCCCGAAGTTTGGCGACAGGAAAAGCTATCAGATGAATCCTGCCAACAGTAACGAAGCCATGCGCGAAATAGCGCTTGACATTGAAGAGGGAGCCGATATGATTATGGTGAAACCGGCAATGAGCTACATGGATATCATCTACCGTGCCAAAACGACGTTCAATATTCCGGTGGTTGCCTATAACGTTAGCGGGGAGTTTTCGATGGTGAAGGCTGCCGGAGCTAATGGATGGATTGACGAAGAGCGTATCATGCTGGAAGTTGTCACATCCATTAAGCGGGCAGGAGCGGATCTCGTCATCACTTATTTTGCCAAGGATATTGCCAAAATATTGAACAGAAAATAA
- a CDS encoding uroporphyrinogen-III synthase gives MRPLSGKIVILTQPLADDDSLSSHLEQVGAEIIRYPLIEIMPTRESPEKHSVFSQIASYTYIIFTSKNGVSYFFEYAAGSNTRKDIREEVRYAAIGNKTAAELQKYGIQASYVSRGNTSEDFVQELLQQNITGQEILLPLGTLAPDTLEQSLSSYNVVTRLNVYETRYVSIIPPEIIARIEGNRYDLIIFTSPSAIESFMHFMQQAGIRGDFRMACIGKTTARKATEMGIQPLLVSSKPDGAVFAKEIYSYLSTL, from the coding sequence ATGCGGCCACTTTCAGGCAAAATAGTCATATTGACCCAGCCTCTTGCTGATGATGACTCCTTGTCATCGCATCTGGAGCAAGTGGGAGCGGAAATAATTCGTTATCCGTTGATTGAGATTATGCCTACGCGTGAATCCCCGGAGAAACATTCGGTTTTTTCACAAATTGCTTCTTATACATATATTATTTTTACCAGTAAAAACGGGGTAAGCTATTTCTTCGAATATGCTGCCGGAAGCAATACCCGGAAAGATATCCGGGAGGAGGTCCGTTATGCTGCGATTGGGAATAAGACAGCCGCTGAATTACAAAAATATGGCATTCAGGCTTCTTATGTAAGCCGGGGAAATACGTCGGAAGATTTTGTGCAGGAGCTGCTGCAACAAAACATTACCGGACAAGAGATATTGCTTCCGTTGGGGACGCTGGCGCCTGACACGTTGGAACAGTCGCTTTCGTCCTATAACGTGGTGACCCGCCTGAATGTTTATGAGACAAGATATGTTTCAATCATTCCTCCTGAAATTATAGCCCGGATTGAGGGAAACCGGTATGATTTGATTATCTTTACGAGCCCTTCGGCTATAGAGAGCTTTATGCATTTCATGCAACAGGCAGGGATCAGGGGGGATTTTCGTATGGCATGCATTGGCAAGACCACTGCACGCAAAGCTACGGAAATGGGAATTCAACCGCTGCTTGTATCGTCAAAACCCGACGGGGCTGTCTTTGCCAAAGAAATTTATTCTTATTTATCAACCCTATAA
- the hemL gene encoding glutamate-1-semialdehyde 2,1-aminomutase, with protein MNKKKSLSAYEKACELIPGGVNSPVRAFKSVGGKPVFIEKAKGSKVFDIDGNAYIDYVGSWGPMILGHAYEPIVETIRRQALDGTSYGAPTLLETRMAELIVSMVPSVEMVRMVNSGTEATMSAIRLARGYTERNKIIKFAGCYHGHGDSFLIKAGSGAVTLGLPDSPGVTESIAKDTLTAEYNNIQSVEALFDAYPGEIAAVIVEPVAGNMGVVLPELSFLKGLRELTTRYHALLIFDEVITGFRLAKGGAQEYFGIVPDLTTLGKIIGGGLPVGAYGGKKEIMQQLAPVGPVYQAGTLSGNPLAMAAGIVMLETLNNNPSIYTELDRKAGKLAQGIRNNLQKTGIPGVVNRAGSLMTLFFTNLSGVKSFDDVMQSDKQRYAAYFQSSLEAGIYLAPSQFEAAFVSHAHTDEEIERTIDASYRALQHLADH; from the coding sequence ATGAATAAAAAGAAAAGCCTCTCTGCCTACGAAAAAGCGTGTGAACTGATTCCAGGTGGAGTGAATTCTCCGGTAAGGGCGTTTAAAAGCGTCGGCGGCAAACCGGTCTTTATTGAAAAAGCCAAAGGTTCAAAGGTTTTTGACATTGACGGAAACGCCTATATTGATTACGTCGGTTCCTGGGGGCCCATGATTCTGGGACATGCTTACGAGCCAATTGTGGAAACAATACGCAGGCAAGCCCTTGACGGCACCAGTTACGGAGCTCCGACCCTGTTGGAGACAAGGATGGCGGAACTGATTGTTTCTATGGTTCCTTCTGTCGAAATGGTGCGGATGGTAAACTCTGGAACAGAAGCTACCATGAGCGCTATTCGTCTGGCCAGAGGTTATACGGAAAGGAATAAAATCATCAAGTTTGCAGGCTGCTACCATGGGCATGGCGATAGCTTTCTGATTAAAGCCGGCTCCGGAGCCGTCACATTAGGTTTGCCGGACAGTCCTGGAGTGACGGAAAGCATTGCAAAAGATACCCTGACCGCCGAGTATAACAATATTCAGTCGGTGGAGGCATTGTTTGACGCCTATCCAGGCGAGATTGCCGCTGTCATTGTTGAGCCTGTTGCGGGCAACATGGGCGTTGTGTTGCCGGAACTTTCCTTCCTGAAGGGATTGCGCGAACTAACTACGAGATACCATGCCCTTTTGATTTTTGACGAGGTCATTACGGGATTCCGTCTGGCCAAAGGAGGCGCTCAGGAATACTTTGGCATTGTGCCTGACCTGACTACGCTGGGGAAAATCATTGGCGGCGGTCTGCCGGTAGGCGCTTACGGAGGGAAAAAAGAGATCATGCAGCAACTGGCTCCGGTAGGGCCCGTTTATCAGGCGGGAACATTGTCGGGCAATCCTTTGGCGATGGCTGCCGGTATCGTGATGCTGGAAACGTTGAACAACAATCCTTCCATCTATACGGAGCTTGACAGAAAAGCCGGCAAGCTGGCACAGGGCATCAGGAATAATTTGCAGAAAACAGGTATTCCCGGCGTTGTTAATCGTGCCGGTTCGCTGATGACCTTGTTTTTTACGAACCTGAGCGGGGTTAAATCCTTTGATGATGTGATGCAGTCGGACAAGCAACGCTATGCTGCTTATTTTCAATCCTCGCTGGAGGCAGGGATTTACCTGGCGCCTTCGCAATTTGAAGCTGCATTTGTTTCGCATGCGCATACCGACGAAGAGATTGAACGGACGATTGATGCCAGTTACCGGGCATTGCAACATTTAGCCGATCATTAA